A section of the Aminiphilus circumscriptus DSM 16581 genome encodes:
- a CDS encoding sirohydrochlorin cobaltochelatase, which translates to MTRSGLILLCCALFLAAFSSGEAFAMGHGKAAPEKKGILVVAFGTSVPEARNAIDTLVDAARKAFPDAEVRTAYTSNIIRRKVLAEEGKIIDSPLIALARMQDEGFTHVVVQPTHVIRGEEFDDLAEVTDALARLERKYSFRAVAMGDPFLSSFEDYGKMVSILQRTYGDRAKGDGAVVFMGHGSPHPANAAYSQMQLLFDERGLRFALGTVEGFPSLDMVLERLETMGAKRVTLVPFMIVAGDHARNDMADPEDPESWRSVLESKGYRVNPVIEGLGSNPEVAALFVEHLRVTAQHIF; encoded by the coding sequence CGAGGCCTTCGCCATGGGACACGGCAAGGCGGCCCCCGAGAAAAAGGGAATTCTCGTCGTCGCCTTCGGCACCTCCGTACCCGAGGCGCGGAACGCCATCGACACCCTCGTGGACGCCGCACGGAAGGCTTTCCCCGACGCGGAGGTCCGCACGGCCTATACGTCCAACATCATCCGCAGAAAAGTCCTCGCCGAAGAGGGCAAGATCATCGACTCTCCGCTGATCGCCCTGGCCCGCATGCAGGACGAGGGCTTCACCCACGTGGTGGTACAGCCCACCCACGTGATCCGCGGCGAGGAATTCGACGATCTCGCGGAAGTGACGGACGCCCTGGCCCGCCTGGAGCGAAAATACTCCTTCAGGGCCGTCGCCATGGGCGATCCTTTCCTCTCCTCCTTCGAGGACTACGGCAAGATGGTCTCCATTCTCCAGAGAACCTACGGAGACCGAGCGAAGGGCGACGGCGCGGTGGTCTTCATGGGACACGGTTCACCCCATCCGGCGAACGCCGCCTACTCGCAGATGCAGCTTCTCTTCGACGAGCGGGGATTACGCTTCGCCCTCGGTACCGTCGAGGGGTTCCCCTCCCTCGACATGGTTCTGGAACGCCTTGAGACCATGGGGGCAAAGCGGGTGACCCTGGTGCCCTTCATGATCGTCGCGGGAGACCACGCCCGGAACGACATGGCGGATCCGGAGGATCCCGAATCCTGGCGCAGCGTTCTGGAGTCGAAAGGATACCGGGTGAACCCCGTCATCGAAGGGCTCGGAAGCAATCCCGAGGTGGCGGCTCTCTTCGTGGAACATCTCCGCGTCACGGCGCAGCACATCTTCTAG